The Pseudanabaena sp. ABRG5-3 genome includes the window TCCTGCCATTCCCTCCACCAATAAGGGGGCAATCTCCTTAGACAAGACCAAAGCGACATCAGCTACCTCAAATGCTCTTACCGCAGATTTAGGTTTCCGCCCAGCCGCCAATGGATTCAGTTTTGAGAATTACGGCAAGGATAGTAGCATTAAAAATCTCTCGCCTGTAGAAATGCAAAGGATGTTTGGGAATCGGGTTTGTGCCACCAGTGGAGAAAACTGTATCCTGACCCCTCCCGCCCAGCAATGGATGGAAGAAGTCAATAAATCCATGAATGGTGGACATTGCGAAGGAATGGCGGCTCTCAGTATGATTCTCTATGCTGATAAAGATAAGGTAAGTGGATTTGGGAATACCCCAGATCTATCCTTACAGGGGAATGAGAAGCTACAACGGGAAATTGCCTACTGGTTTGCTACTCAGTACGCTCGCCCTACAGCCACCAGCGAGATTAAGGACAAAACTCCCTCTGAACTGCTAGACATCCTTTTGTCTACGATGAAACTGAACGCTCGTATTGATGAAACCTACACAATGGGGATTTATCAAGCTGGGTTTAAAGGTGGTCATGCGATTACTCCTTATGGGGTGGAAGACTTAAGCGATGGTAAATATGCGGTGATGGTCTATGACAATAACTATCCCAAAATAGAGAGAAAACTCGAAATAGATCGCAATGCGAATACTTGGAAATATAATGCTTCCACTAATCCTGATGAGCCAGAATCAACTTATATCGGCGATGCTGAAACCAAAACCCTCACTTTAACCCCCACCCCACCCCGTTATGAGCGTCAAGCCTGTAGTTTCTGCGATCAAGAAGATCAATCCAAGGAAAATGATTCTGATAAGACATCAGCCACTAAGGGTAATGCGATCGCATCAGAGCCATTTAATCAAATTTTTCTTGAAGGTGATGCCGATCTCCTGATTACTAATGGCAATCAAAAAATTGGCTATGAGAATGGAAAATTTGTAAATAACTTTTCTGGAGCAACGTTTGTGCCAATCAGGAGCAGTGATCTCTGGAAAGATGATGAAGAGCCGCTCTACAATATTCCCGTTGGTGTCCCTTTTACTATTAACTTACAAGGCAATAGTAAAAGTAATGAGAAAGAGCTAACGGATGTAGCAATGATTGGACCTGGTTATGATCTTGCAGTAGAAGGTATTAAGGTGCTATCAGGTCAAAAAGACACAATTAAGTTTGATGCTAGTGGTCGCAGTCTATCTTATAAACCTAGCAATCCTGAAGCTCCTAATATTTTGTTTGGTCTATCTACGAAGAATGATGACTATGAGTTTGAACTAGATGGCGTAGAAATTGATGCTGGTGGCACAATCAGCGCAAATTTGGATACTGTTAAAGGTCGTCTCGGCATCAAGATTAGCGACAGTGTCAAGGAAGCAAAATTCAATTTAATGATTGGGAGGATCGACGACAAAATTGAGCAGAAATTTGAAGGAGAAGATTTAACTCTGGTTGCAGGGGATACATTGTACTTGGATTATGCTAAGTGGACAGGGAATGGAGCTAAGTTAACGATCGAACTTGATAAAGGTAGTGATGGTACGATCGACGATACCGCCACCCTTGAAGATAAAAAGAAGTAAAAATTCCATCGTTTTTCCACGTACCAGTTACTATAGTTGTCACCAATAACGAAGATAATGGCGGCGCTCTGCGCCGCCATTATCTTTTTGAGGCACTTGAAGACGATCGCTATAACTACTCTGATTTGTTAGATTGCCTGCTGCGGCAACACCAAGGCTACAAGTCCTGATATGATCGACAGGCAGAATTACTGTTAACCAATTAACGAAATTCTAGCGAATATCTCTAGCGAACATCAGCGAATACCTCCAGCAATATGCGTCTATCTCAAATGCTCTGGGTCACTCTGCGTGAAGATCCCGCCGAAGCAGAACTCACAAGTCACAAACTCTTACTCCGTGCGGGCTACATCAGGCGCGTAGGTTCAGGCTTGTATGTGTACTTGCCACTCATGTGGCGTGTTTTGCAAAAGATTTCGGCAATTGTGCGCGAAGAGATGAATGACACAGGGGCGCAGGAATGTCTGTTGACGCAACTGCAACCTGCGGAACTATGGCAGGAGTCAGGACGCTGGGATACCTACACCAAAGCCGAAGGGATCATGTTTGCCCTCACCGATCGCGCTAATCGTGAAGTCGGTTTGGGCCCAACCCATGAAGAAATTATTACCGCGATCGCTAGAGATACGATTCGCTCCTATCGCCAATTGCCACAGCATCTCTACCAAATCCAAACTAAGTTCCGTGATGAGATTCGTCCTCGCTTTGGGTTAATGCGTGGTCGTGAGTTCATCATGAAGGATGGCTACTCCTTCCATGAAAATGAAGAGAGCCTCAAAGAAACCTATTACGAAATGGATCGCGCCTATCGGAAGATGTTTGATCGCTGTGGTCTGAAATTCAGGGCAGTAGAGGCAGACTCAGGGGCGATCGGTGGTTCGGGTTCGCAGGAGTTTATGGTATTAGCGGAAGCTGGTGAAGATGACATTCTCTTTACCGAAGATAGCAGCTACGCCGCCAATGTCGAGAAAGCGGTATCACTTCCCCCTGATGCGATTCCTTCCCATTTCGATAAGTTTGAGAAAGTACATACGCCCAAGGCAGGCACGATCGAGACTGTCTGCAAGATGCTGAAGTGCGATCCCACCCAAGTCGTGAAACAGGTGCTTTATCAAGTTATCTATGACAATGGCACGACGGTGTTGGTGTTAGTTAGTATTCGTGGCGATCGCGATGTCAATGAAGTGAAGTTGCAAAATGAACTGACCAAACTCGCTGATAGTTACGGTGGCAAGACGATTATTAATCTCCAAGTTGCCGATGCGGAGTCACAGCAAAAATGGGCGCATTCCAAACTTCCCGTTGGCTTTATTGCTCCAGATTTAGCAGATACCTATATTGATCAGGTCAAAGGCTTTGCGCCGAAATTCTTGCGTTTAGTTGATCGCACTGCGGCGGATTTGCAAAACTTTGTCACAGGTGCAAACGAAGCTGATTATCACGTTGTCGGCGCAAATTGGGATAAAGATTTCACATTGCCGACAGTTGTAAATCTTGATAAGGCAAAAGCAGGCGATCGCGCAGTTCATGATCCTTCCCAAATCCTGCAAACCGCTAGAGGTATCGAAGTTGGTCACATTTTCCAATTGGGTACAAAATATTCCAAGGCGATGAAAGCGACCTTCACCAATGAGCAGGGTGAAGAGCTACCTCTAGTGATGGGTTGCTACGGCTTAGGAGTATCACGTCTTGCCCAAGCTGCTGTCGAGCAGTCCTACGACAAGGATGGCATCATCTGGAATAAAGCGATCGCTCCGTACCATGTGATCGTCACCGTACCGAATGTGGGCGATGCAAAGCAAATGGATGTCGGCGAAAGGCTCTATACTGCCCTCGATGCTGTAGGGGTAGAGGTGTTGCTTGATGATCGCGATGAAAGGGCTGGTGTCAAGTTTAAGGATGCCGATCTTGTTGGTATTCCCTATCGTGTGGTTACTGGCAAAGCGATCGCTGAGGGCAAGGTAGAAATCGTCAATCGGGCGACGAAGGTAGCGACGTTAGTAGAGATTGAGTCAGTAGTTGAATACTTACAAAACGAACTCAAATAAAATAGCACTACCCAAGTAGCCCTGTACTTGAGGTTGTGATTTTTGTATTAACTGATGTTACGTGGAAGTTTCTAAAGTAGGGGCGGGTTTTGCATATAGATCTTGCTTTAGCCCAGAATTATCAACTAAACCCGCCCCTACTGTGCACATGATTACCTTATGGAGTGATTGTTCCACGTAACATCAGTCTAAAAGAGAAACGGCGCATCGCGCCGTTTCTCTTTTAAACTAGCAATTGATACTTCACCTGTGCTAATCGATAAAGTGGTCGCCAAACCAAGCGATTGGTAGTAACAACCAGCAATGACATGACAATAGTAGAAGCTAAGAGAAGGGGGAAATCACCAATATCCGAAGCTTGGGTAATTGTTGAACCTAGCCCTGTAGCAGTCAGTACCTTTCCCTGAAATTTAATATATTCCCCTGCAATACTAGCGTTCCAAGCACCACCAACTGCGGTAATAATACCA containing:
- a CDS encoding proline--tRNA ligase — translated: MRLSQMLWVTLREDPAEAELTSHKLLLRAGYIRRVGSGLYVYLPLMWRVLQKISAIVREEMNDTGAQECLLTQLQPAELWQESGRWDTYTKAEGIMFALTDRANREVGLGPTHEEIITAIARDTIRSYRQLPQHLYQIQTKFRDEIRPRFGLMRGREFIMKDGYSFHENEESLKETYYEMDRAYRKMFDRCGLKFRAVEADSGAIGGSGSQEFMVLAEAGEDDILFTEDSSYAANVEKAVSLPPDAIPSHFDKFEKVHTPKAGTIETVCKMLKCDPTQVVKQVLYQVIYDNGTTVLVLVSIRGDRDVNEVKLQNELTKLADSYGGKTIINLQVADAESQQKWAHSKLPVGFIAPDLADTYIDQVKGFAPKFLRLVDRTAADLQNFVTGANEADYHVVGANWDKDFTLPTVVNLDKAKAGDRAVHDPSQILQTARGIEVGHIFQLGTKYSKAMKATFTNEQGEELPLVMGCYGLGVSRLAQAAVEQSYDKDGIIWNKAIAPYHVIVTVPNVGDAKQMDVGERLYTALDAVGVEVLLDDRDERAGVKFKDADLVGIPYRVVTGKAIAEGKVEIVNRATKVATLVEIESVVEYLQNELK